Proteins encoded together in one Sphingomonas radiodurans window:
- a CDS encoding sigma-70 family RNA polymerase sigma factor, with amino-acid sequence MTDAEPRDDAAAVETAVEHVSLSDPEFKQQLGQVIPHLRAFGRSLSGNRDLADDLVQETLLKAWAARKRFQAGTNMRAWTFIILRNLYLSQMRRARFKGEWDDLVADRLLAAPASQDKHVELADMQRALLHLPQPQREALILVGAGGFAYEEAAEICGVAVGTIKSRVARGRVALETLMSGTDMTTRTAQGLVREKPTLDEIMDEVDELSRDR; translated from the coding sequence ATGACCGACGCTGAACCGCGCGATGACGCTGCGGCCGTGGAGACCGCGGTCGAGCACGTCTCGCTCTCCGACCCGGAGTTCAAGCAGCAACTTGGGCAGGTTATTCCGCATTTGCGCGCGTTCGGGCGCTCGCTTTCGGGCAACCGCGACCTCGCAGACGATCTGGTACAGGAGACGCTGTTGAAGGCTTGGGCGGCGCGCAAGCGCTTCCAAGCCGGTACGAACATGCGTGCGTGGACCTTCATCATCCTGCGCAATCTTTATTTGTCACAGATGCGCCGGGCGCGCTTCAAGGGAGAGTGGGACGATCTCGTGGCTGATCGGCTCCTGGCCGCTCCTGCAAGCCAGGATAAGCACGTCGAGCTGGCGGACATGCAACGCGCCTTGCTTCACCTACCGCAGCCCCAGCGTGAGGCGCTTATTCTGGTGGGAGCTGGCGGCTTCGCCTACGAAGAAGCAGCCGAAATTTGCGGCGTTGCAGTCGGCACGATCAAGAGTCGCGTTGCGCGCGGTCGGGTTGCGCTCGAAACGTTGATGAGCGGCACCGACATGACGACGCGAACCGCGCAGGGCTTGGTCCGCGAAAAGCCAACGCTCGACGAGATCATGGACGAAGTCGACGAACTCAGTCGAGACCGTTGA
- a CDS encoding response regulator, whose amino-acid sequence MSLGQQLAPHLPFLRRYGRALTGSQSHGDKYVRATLEAIVAAPEEFPRDVDPRLGLYRTFQAIWNSTNGDEDVDPGDVDDQEAVARARLARMTPLSRQALLLTAMEGFSIEDAAYLIDVEASEIEALVAEALSEIENQTRARVLIIEDEPIIAMDVETIVRDLGHEVTGVAVTRDEAVALAMEDRPGLVLADIQLADDSSGIDAVKDILAQFQVPVIFITAFPERLLTGERPEPTFLITKPFQRSTVKAAISQALFFDQSTAPVA is encoded by the coding sequence ATGTCGCTTGGACAACAGCTCGCCCCGCATCTGCCTTTTCTGCGTCGTTATGGCCGGGCGCTCACCGGCAGCCAGTCGCATGGCGACAAATATGTGCGCGCAACGCTCGAGGCGATCGTCGCTGCCCCGGAGGAGTTCCCGCGCGACGTCGATCCGCGCCTTGGTCTGTATCGCACCTTCCAGGCGATCTGGAATTCGACCAACGGCGACGAGGATGTCGATCCCGGTGACGTTGACGATCAGGAGGCGGTAGCCCGCGCGCGCCTCGCACGGATGACGCCGCTGTCGCGTCAGGCGCTGCTGCTGACTGCGATGGAAGGTTTCTCGATCGAGGACGCCGCTTACCTGATCGATGTCGAAGCATCCGAGATCGAGGCGCTCGTCGCGGAGGCACTCTCAGAGATCGAGAACCAGACCCGCGCCCGCGTGCTGATCATCGAGGACGAGCCGATCATTGCGATGGACGTGGAAACGATCGTGCGTGATCTAGGCCACGAAGTGACTGGCGTTGCCGTCACGCGCGACGAGGCCGTAGCACTTGCGATGGAGGATCGCCCCGGCCTGGTTCTCGCCGACATTCAGCTCGCCGACGATTCGTCGGGGATCGACGCGGTCAAGGACATCCTCGCCCAATTCCAGGTTCCGGTTATCTTCATCACCGCCTTCCCGGAGCGGCTGCTGACCGGAGAGCGGCCCGAACCGACGTTCCTCATCACCAAGCCGTTCCAGCGTTCGACCGTGAAGGCTGCGATCAGCCAGGCATTGTTCTTCGATCAATCAACCGCACCGGTTGCGTGA
- a CDS encoding NepR family anti-sigma factor: MVSDKEASVKPGKKGSAAAQAKDRDMGAALRSVYQKTVDETVPDEMISLLGKLD, from the coding sequence TTGGTTTCGGACAAGGAAGCGTCAGTTAAGCCGGGGAAGAAGGGCAGCGCCGCTGCCCAGGCGAAAGACCGGGATATGGGCGCCGCGCTGCGTTCGGTATACCAGAAGACGGTCGACGAGACTGTTCCCGACGAGATGATTTCGCTTCTCGGAAAGCTAGATTAA
- a CDS encoding sensor histidine kinase: MADAADDSRVGAMSPTFMMRWPTGAKLLVILSIALLPLAVIAVFATLRITQIADTEARAGLRVASAESSRSIAIELIGDMTALRVAVDALEIDQRDAPSCARVQGVFAQQAANGARFAIFDRRGQLLCGTGFDGAHATARTARDAAVAAQIIPDRGLLLGVLGQTRRVTAAAFFPTEFLADLSEPSGFSSAYAATLMNDSDTLQLQTMPRENAFERRESSRTDLGIGGLRLTMEVRTAPITSPLVLALLLPLVMWVAAAGISWFVVDHLLIRPLRQLRAHVAAFTPGEEPDIAMVRALPAQELRELGETFRALTRTVAIHEAGLAEGLVRQTKLTREVHHRVKNNLQVISSLINFHSRGAKTPEATQAYSSIQRRVDALAVVHRNHFAEMEENRGLGLRPMLGELASNIRATAPEGTQLRIQLDIDPYLVTQDVAVAVAFIVTEMIELALTCDPAAQLRLSMKESAEPGRATLRVSSRALIESPELREGLATRFGRVIEGLSRQLRAPLHHDPLAGAYEITIAVLGRD; this comes from the coding sequence ATGGCAGACGCGGCGGACGATTCGCGCGTTGGCGCGATGTCGCCGACGTTCATGATGCGCTGGCCGACCGGCGCAAAGCTGCTCGTCATCCTTTCGATCGCATTGCTGCCACTGGCGGTAATCGCCGTTTTCGCGACGTTACGCATTACGCAGATCGCCGACACCGAAGCGCGCGCGGGTTTGCGCGTCGCCTCCGCTGAGAGCAGCCGATCGATCGCGATCGAATTGATCGGAGACATGACCGCCTTGCGGGTTGCGGTCGATGCGCTCGAGATCGATCAGCGCGACGCGCCGAGCTGCGCGCGCGTGCAGGGCGTGTTTGCGCAACAAGCTGCCAATGGCGCGCGGTTCGCCATCTTCGATCGGCGCGGGCAGTTACTGTGCGGCACCGGCTTTGATGGCGCGCATGCGACAGCACGGACGGCGCGTGACGCGGCCGTGGCGGCGCAGATTATTCCGGATCGTGGCCTGTTGCTCGGTGTGCTTGGGCAAACGCGGCGCGTGACGGCTGCGGCCTTCTTCCCGACCGAATTTCTTGCTGATTTGAGCGAGCCAAGTGGGTTTTCCTCGGCTTACGCCGCCACGTTGATGAACGACAGCGATACGCTTCAGCTCCAGACGATGCCGCGCGAGAATGCTTTCGAACGTCGTGAGAGCAGCCGGACCGATCTGGGGATCGGCGGTTTGCGATTGACGATGGAGGTGCGCACCGCGCCGATCACATCGCCGCTGGTGTTGGCGTTGTTGTTGCCGCTGGTGATGTGGGTGGCGGCGGCGGGCATCTCCTGGTTCGTCGTTGACCATCTGCTCATCCGTCCGCTGCGACAATTGCGCGCGCACGTTGCCGCCTTCACGCCCGGCGAAGAGCCGGACATCGCGATGGTCCGCGCATTGCCGGCGCAGGAACTGCGCGAATTGGGCGAGACGTTCCGCGCGCTCACCCGCACCGTGGCGATCCACGAGGCCGGCCTTGCCGAGGGGCTGGTGCGGCAAACCAAGCTGACACGCGAAGTCCATCATCGCGTGAAGAATAATCTGCAGGTCATATCGAGCCTCATCAACTTTCATTCGCGCGGCGCAAAGACGCCGGAGGCGACGCAGGCCTATTCGTCGATTCAGCGCCGCGTCGATGCGCTGGCAGTGGTGCACCGCAACCATTTTGCAGAGATGGAGGAAAATCGGGGCTTGGGATTGCGGCCGATGCTCGGCGAGCTCGCATCGAACATCCGGGCGACCGCCCCCGAGGGCACGCAGCTGCGGATCCAGCTCGATATCGATCCGTATCTCGTGACGCAGGATGTCGCAGTGGCCGTGGCGTTCATCGTGACCGAGATGATCGAACTCGCGCTGACGTGCGATCCCGCCGCGCAGCTGCGCTTGTCGATGAAGGAGTCCGCTGAACCGGGCCGCGCCACGCTGCGCGTGTCGTCTCGCGCTTTGATCGAAAGCCCTGAGCTGCGCGAGGGCCTCGCCACCCGGTTCGGTCGCGTGATCGAAGGACTGTCACGGCAGTTGCGCGCGCCGTTGCATCATGATCCGCTAGCAGGCGCCTATGAGATAACGATCGCGGTACTCGGGCGGGACTGA
- a CDS encoding entericidin A/B family lipoprotein, which yields MKKLIGTFVVAGALLISACNTVRGAGQDVSSAGDAVSNAVQ from the coding sequence ATGAAGAAGTTGATCGGAACGTTCGTGGTGGCCGGTGCGCTGCTGATCTCGGCATGCAACACGGTTCGCGGCGCTGGCCAGGATGTCTCGTCCGCCGGTGACGCAGTCTCGAACGCCGTCCAATAA
- the tatC gene encoding twin-arginine translocase subunit TatC, producing MNEEIDASRAPLLDHLIELRRRLLYCIAAIVLAFSISYYFAVDIFSFLVQPLLLAGQTKLIYTEIFEAFFVQVKVAFFAAMMVSFPVIANQLWQFVAPGLYRSERRALLPFLLATPVLFIGGASMAYYIAVPMALHFLLSFQGDVGGVSQEALPAIGNYLSFIMQFLFGFGIAFLLPVLLMLLERAGIVTRLQLVAARRYAIVGAFAIAAVLTPPDVGSQLLLAIPLCFLYELALVGIWFSERSRARAAEKITASE from the coding sequence ATGAACGAGGAAATCGATGCCTCCCGTGCGCCGTTGCTTGATCATCTGATCGAGCTTCGCCGCCGCCTGCTTTACTGTATCGCCGCAATCGTTCTGGCATTCAGCATCAGCTATTATTTCGCTGTCGATATTTTCTCGTTTTTGGTCCAGCCGCTGCTGCTCGCCGGTCAGACGAAGCTGATTTATACCGAGATCTTCGAGGCGTTTTTCGTTCAGGTGAAGGTCGCATTTTTTGCCGCGATGATGGTGTCTTTCCCCGTCATCGCCAACCAATTGTGGCAGTTCGTCGCCCCGGGCCTCTATCGCAGCGAGCGGCGTGCGCTGCTGCCGTTTCTGCTCGCTACCCCGGTGCTGTTCATCGGTGGCGCTTCGATGGCCTATTACATCGCCGTGCCAATGGCGCTGCACTTCCTGCTGAGCTTCCAGGGCGATGTCGGTGGGGTGAGTCAGGAAGCGCTGCCAGCGATCGGCAATTACCTCTCGTTTATCATGCAGTTCCTGTTCGGCTTCGGGATCGCCTTCCTGCTGCCGGTACTGCTGATGCTGCTGGAACGGGCCGGGATCGTCACCCGCCTGCAATTGGTTGCGGCGCGGCGCTATGCAATCGTGGGCGCGTTCGCGATCGCCGCGGTGCTGACGCCGCCAGATGTCGGATCGCAGCTGCTACTCGCGATCCCGCTATGCTTCCTCTACGAACTCGCGCTCGTCGGGATCTGGTTCTCCGAGCGGAGCCGAGCACGTGCTGCCGAGAAGATTACGGCAAGCGAATAA
- the tatB gene encoding Sec-independent protein translocase protein TatB has protein sequence MLDFNFTEMAVVGVVALVVIGPKDLPKALRVAGLWVGKARGVARQFRSGFDEMIREAELADMEKKWQAENERIMREHSSTAASVPALPDPTPPSGVDADPAIAIDESTPAPVMVEKPVVEHADEPAAPDTASADAAGPDAQNRAAS, from the coding sequence ATGCTCGACTTCAATTTTACCGAAATGGCCGTTGTGGGCGTCGTCGCGCTGGTGGTGATCGGCCCGAAAGATTTGCCAAAGGCGCTGCGCGTCGCTGGCCTGTGGGTCGGCAAGGCGCGCGGTGTGGCGCGCCAATTCCGCTCCGGTTTCGACGAGATGATCCGCGAGGCCGAACTCGCCGACATGGAAAAGAAGTGGCAGGCCGAGAACGAGCGAATTATGCGCGAGCACTCGTCCACCGCCGCGAGTGTGCCAGCGCTGCCTGACCCGACGCCGCCAAGCGGCGTTGATGCTGATCCAGCTATCGCGATCGACGAATCGACTCCGGCGCCGGTGATGGTTGAGAAGCCGGTCGTGGAACATGCCGATGAGCCGGCTGCGCCTGATACGGCGAGCGCGGACGCTGCGGGCCCCGACGCACAGAACCGGGCGGCTTCCTGA
- a CDS encoding twin-arginine translocase TatA/TatE family subunit: MGSFSLPHILILAIVAILLLGGGRFSSMMGDVAKGVKSFKKGMSEDDDDVAAKPSQRIEAQQAARPAADTVVHEDKVAR; the protein is encoded by the coding sequence ATGGGCAGCTTCAGCCTCCCGCATATTCTGATCCTCGCGATCGTCGCTATCCTGCTGCTTGGTGGCGGGCGTTTCTCGAGCATGATGGGCGACGTCGCCAAGGGCGTGAAAAGCTTCAAGAAGGGCATGTCGGAGGACGACGATGACGTCGCCGCCAAGCCGTCGCAGCGCATCGAAGCGCAGCAGGCTGCGCGCCCGGCCGCCGACACGGTGGTCCACGAGGACAAGGTAGCGCGCTGA
- the scpB gene encoding SMC-Scp complex subunit ScpB yields the protein MTPPDDMVRAVEAVLFAAGEPLTIEAIRGYVGVGDVRQALEQLTNDYAGRGVNLVRRGDRWHFQTAGDLAHLLRRDREEARKLSRAAIETLAIIAYHEPVTRAEVEAIRGVQISKGTLDVLMEAGWVRPAGRREVPGRPLTFATTPGFLAHFGLETRRDLPGIEDLRAAGLLDPVDLAFEQLAVEKPDDDD from the coding sequence ATGACGCCTCCGGACGACATGGTTCGTGCAGTCGAGGCGGTGCTCTTCGCCGCCGGGGAACCGCTGACGATCGAGGCAATCCGCGGCTACGTCGGCGTCGGCGACGTGCGGCAAGCGCTGGAACAGCTGACGAACGATTATGCCGGGCGTGGCGTGAATCTGGTCCGGCGCGGCGACCGATGGCACTTCCAAACCGCCGGAGATCTGGCGCATCTGCTTCGCCGCGATCGCGAGGAGGCGCGCAAGCTCAGCCGCGCCGCAATCGAGACGCTCGCGATCATCGCGTATCATGAGCCGGTCACGCGGGCCGAGGTCGAGGCGATTCGCGGCGTGCAGATTTCGAAAGGTACGCTCGACGTGCTGATGGAGGCGGGCTGGGTGCGCCCCGCGGGACGCCGCGAAGTGCCCGGCAGGCCGCTCACTTTTGCTACAACACCGGGCTTTTTGGCGCATTTCGGCCTGGAAACGCGGCGTGACCTCCCGGGGATCGAGGATTTGCGTGCCGCGGGCCTGCTCGATCCGGTCGATCTCGCGTTTGAGCAACTGGCAGTGGAAAAGCCCGACGATGACGACTAG